In Lycium ferocissimum isolate CSIRO_LF1 chromosome 7, AGI_CSIRO_Lferr_CH_V1, whole genome shotgun sequence, the sequence TGAAGCTTATGCAAGAGTGAATGGATACTTTAAGAATATGTTTGTTTGCAATGCTGTGCTTGAAATGTATACGAAATGTGGTAGAATTGATAGGGCAAGGCAACTGTTTCATGAGATTGGTAGGAGGAGGAACTTGTGTTCTTGGAATACCATGATCATGGGGTTAGCTGTCCATGGAAATGGTGATGAGGCTCTAAAGCTTTTCAACCAAATGCTGGTAAGCCTTTGCAAATATTCTCTCCGTTCTTCCTTCTCGTTATTGTGTCTATCGAATTACAGCAGCAAGAATGAGCTTTTGTAGTGGAATTTACATGATTGTCCTACTGTTGACACAGGGAGAAGGAAATGCACCTGATGATGTAACATttgtgggagcaattttagcaTGCACACATGGAGGCATGGTAGCAAAGGGCTGGGAACTCCTCAATTTGATGGAGCAAAGATTTTCCATAGCTCCAAAGTTGGAACACTATGGCTGTATGGTTGACCTCTTAGGCCGGGCTGGGAAATTGCAGGAAGCTTATGATCTTATACAAAGCATGCCAATGAGACCTGACTCTGTTATATGGGGAACTCTGCTTGGTGCCTGCAGTTTCCATGGCAATGTTGAACTAGCTGAGAAAGCAGCCGAATTCCTTTCTGTGTGGGAACCGTGGAATCCTGGGAATTATGTTGTTCTCTCAAATATTTATGCAAGAGCTGGTCGATGGGATGGTGTTGCAAGGCTAAGGAAACTGATGAAGTCCTCCCAGATTACAAAAGCAGCAGGGTACAGCTTCATTGAGGAGGGAGGTGATATTCATAAGTTTATAGTAGAGGATAAATCCCATCCAAAATCAAATGAGATATATGCACTGCTTGATTTAGTCACAACTAAATTAAAGCTTGATGTAAGCaccattgatattgatttggaTTCTATTGTTGAATGAATTTTAGCAACAATCTGAATAGTTTTTGGACCTACATTTCTCTCCGTACTATTCTGTCTAGAGTGAAGTGATTAACTTGAATTACACAAGATAATGTAATTAAAACTTGATTAACAAATTAAGCTAATACATGTTTCTGAAAATCAGGGAATGGTAAGGCTAAATGTGTCCAACTCCCTCCTGGTTCATATAGCCTGAATCCTCACTTCTACATGTAAGCTCATTTTATATCctcatatgaaaataaagaaaaaaacaacaGCTTTGGCTGAGGAGATATATAATTTCAAGCACCACACCAGAAAAGGTCGCTTAAGTTCATCAAAATCTACTGTAAGATGACGGAGTCAATAATAAATGAATATACAAACTAGAACTTGTAATACATGAAACCCTCCTAGAAAGGATCACGGGAAAAACAAGAAGTTTTGCTTCAGAAACCTTGAATTTGTGATAACAAGAAGCCTTACAAGGCATGTGATCAAAAGCTATAAAGCTTCCAGAGTTCATCCCAAAAAGATTTCAATTCTGAACAATATACATTTAATTCCCACCTAACTTGCATATCAGCTCAAAGCAAACAACCTTTAATCAATAAAATCGAGCATATCCTAGAAGAATACATTATGCAGCTTTTAGTTTAGTTCTCTGTCTTCTTCTCCTCCCCACAAATTTGAGGACTTCATCAATAAGAATAACAGGTGCAGAAAGCAAGATGACTAGAAGCCATTCGTTTAGGCTTAGTgggacaataccaaatatatCTGCTAGGAAAGGAACATAGAGTATCAGGCTATGTAGGCCAAACGAGACTGACATTGCAACAAGAAGCCAAGGATTTCTCCAAGGTGGCATTTTGATCAGGCTGTTGTCTTCAGAGAGGGCATTGAGAGAATTAAACATCTCAATTGCCACCAGGACAGAGAGTGACAGTGTCATTGCCTTCACTTTACCAACAGTAAAGTACTCACAAGGGTCAGAAAAGGTAATCAGGCGGTTACCAGCCTTGAATGGACTCACGGTGAAATTTGTCCATGCCGAGCATTCACCCCAGTTGCGAAGCTGTGATAGTTCAACAAGTGTGTGGCCATCACTCACAAGATTAATACCAAGGAAAGAAGCCTGAGTATACCACACTATAAATATGCCGACAGTTGCAATGCCCACATAAGAACCAATGACCTGAAAATTATCACAGAAATCAGAATGAATGTGAGATGCAGCTTAGCTTGTCCAGAAGTTTATTTATATTAAAGATCAGATGAACATGTGATAAAAAGTTATACTTGGTTGCTTAGACAACAGAGCATCTCATTTCTCTCTTTGGTGCATCCACTTCTTTTATTAGGCAGCTTATGTTACATTTCATTTCTGGAAGATAATGCAGGGAATTGTCTAAATGGTTAAACATATTTTCCTTGATTGCACATGTTACTTTTAGAGAATTTTAAAAGCTGAACGTCAAGCTGATTTCTTAATATAGTATAACAAGGGTGCGCCACATGGTCAGGAAAATGCTGCAGTAAGCACAGTCTGTCCCGTTGATACTTCTAGTCAAATGAGGCATCCTCAGTCACTAGTACTTTCTTAACGTACTTAGGAGAACAAAGTGTAGCAAAAACTTGgggcaaaaaggaaagaaataaagCAGATTTATTTCTACCCATTGGAGAATAATGAAGAAGTAATTAAACGAATTTAGAGGGAGGAAACGGAAAGCAGTAGTGATCCAAACTGACCATATAGCGGAAGAAAACCCAGGAGCTTATGAGAGCATCATTGCTCTTCCTAGGTGGTTTCTGCATTATGTCGACATCAGCAGGGTTGAATCCGAGAGCTGTAGCAGGTGGGCCATCTGTTACCAAATTTACCCAGAGCAACTGCACAGGTATCAAACATTCTGGTATGCCCAAAGCAGCAGTCAAGAAAATCGAGATGACCTCACCAATGTTAGATGATATCATATATCTGCATCacaaagaataaaaatgaaattaagtAGTAGCATGACTAAATATAGGAATAATCAAATACTCGCTACCAGAATTAAAGGACTAACCTGATGAAGGCCTTCATGTTATTGTAGATTGAACGTCCCTCTGCAACAGCAGAGACTATAGTACTGAAATTGTCATCCGCCAGAACCATATCGGAAGCTTCTTTTGCAACCTAAACATATTATTCTCTGATCAGCTAATTAATCAAATGACCAATAAGTTAACATATTCAGGAAAACTTCACATGCAGGGTGCACAATCATGGGTACTTCTGAATATTACGATGATAAACTTAGTGTCACAGCACAACAAGCAATCCCTCAGAAGACCTCATTACTTTCCTACTCCAAGAGTGTATTTCAGGTAGTACACAGTTAAATAATTGGACTGAGAGCATTAGTGCAACAATTCACAAAATGAGTTGTAATGACCGCACGAGAAAAGTTTATTTCACCTCAGTTCCTGTAATGCCCATGGCTATTCCAATGTCAGCAAGTTTTAGTGCAGGTGCATCATTGACGCCATCTCCAGTCATTGCAACAACTTCACCCATCTCCTTCAGCATCCTTACAATATCTTGTTTGTGCCTGGGTTCAGCACGAGAAAAGACCTTGCCTCCATCTTTTGACAATATCTCAATTTGTTGCTCAGAAGAAAGTGCCATGAATTCTTTGCCAGTGAAACTGCTTCCTTTAAGATTCTCACCATCAGAAAATAACTGAATTTCCCTGCAAACGGCCTCAGCAGTGGATTTATTGTCTCCAGTTATAACCATAATTTTGATCCCAGCTCTTCTGCAGTCATTCACTGCCTTGTGAACTTCCTCACGTGGGGGGTCCTGCATTTTAGTCATTTAGTCAAACTATAAGGAAAATGAAGGTTTTCTAGATAGTGATTCAATTATTCTTGGAAACTTAAACCTACTCACCCTTAGACCAACAACTCCCACAAAAACTAGATCACTTTCTATGGAGGAGTAGCAGGATGGATCAAGTAGCTTCTTGTGGGCAGGATGAGTCTCAGCATAGTATCCTGAAAGCTCACCTAAATCGTCTTTGTATGCCAATCCCAAGCATCGCAAACCCTTTGAACTCATCTCCAAATGCCTCAACAACAATAGTTGCCGACAAGATTCGTCAATCGGAACAGTTGATCCATCTGCGAGTTGAACATATGTACTACGTTCTAGCAAACTCTCAACAGCACCCTAGACAAAACAAGTTTTAATCAGACGTCAACAGATTACCAAGCTCAACTTGTGAACAAGTGACTAATGACATCGCTGTGGAACTGAACTCCACAGAAGCAATTTTTGCAGAAAGGACAGATAACACTTCAAATTGTTGATGCCTATTTTTCCACTTTTGGAAACTAAAGAACGTTAAGAAACAGTTAAACTGACACATCTTGTAAAGGAACAACTACTTCTAGAGATGAAGATAATGCAGACTCAGTTGTTTGCCAATTGAAATTTTCTAGCTATATACAGCCTACAGCAAGCCAACAAGAGTACGAGAATTAGACTCAAAATAAGAACTTTTCTGGCAAACTGAGTATATCAAAGCCaacagaaaaataaagaaaaatattttagagACCATTATCACCAGTGTCTAATGTTGTTCAGAGACCagttatataaattataatatgCAATTACGCTGATTCAATTACTATTGAATGACATGAAACAACCTTGACAAGTAGTCGATTGCTCCCATTTGGCTCCCGCACAATAACACCCATGGATTTGCGAACACGGTCGAATTCCAATGCTGCAACCCTTTTTGATCTTTTCATCCACCAATCACAGCAtcctatatttaaaaaaaaaaaaaaaaatctcaatacGCTGGTTTGAAAATAGTACTCCAAATAGATAGATGAGTGAAGTAAAGTTATGGTCACCTAATTTAACTGTGTTGCGATCAATCAAGTAGCTCGATACAATCTGGGCATCGCGGATCTTGCTTCTCGCTTTGTTATCTGGTACTCCCATCTTTTCCACCAAAACTTTAAGAGCTGCTTCAGTAGGCAATCCAGTTGCTTTGAACAGACGACCATCACAGAAGACACCAGCATCATTGCAGATTGCACATATTTCAGCCATGAGTAGCAAGTTAGCATCCATATTGTAGCAATTCCAGTCCATTATTCCCCCATCCTTAGGATCATAAGTTGTCCCTTCGACACCAAAACTTCGACAGGCTGTAGTTTTCCCTCCCAATGTGAAGAATTCTGACACGGACATCTGATTGGTAGTCAAGGTTCCTGTTTTATCTGAACAAATCACAGTTGTGCATCCTAAGGTTTCCACGCTTGGAAGTTTCCGCACTATTGCATTCttttgtgccattttttttgTACCCAGAGCTAGGCAAGTAGTAATTACAGCAGGAAGACCTTCAGGAATTGCAGCCACTGCAAGAGCAACAGCTatcttgaaataatatgtgCATTTCTCAAATGAGAAACGGACATTTGAAGGCCAGCCATCCACAACCTCCCAAGAAAGGAAATATTTATAGTTGATCGCCCACACTACTAGGCAAACAATGCCAATAGCAGTTGTAAGCCTATTACCAAATTCATCAAGTTTCTTCTTCAAAGGGGTGTCACTCTCCTCCAATGACGCATCATGGATTTGTTTTTGAATATTACCAATTTCTGTGCACATCCCCGTGTTCACAACAATGCAGATACAGCTACCATTAACGATTGTTGTTCCAGCAAAAACCATGTTC encodes:
- the LOC132063743 gene encoding pentatricopeptide repeat-containing protein At5g08510-like yields the protein MNQLKKIHAHTLRNGIDFTQFLITKLLEIPNIPYAHKVFDNITKPTVFLYNKLIQAYSSHGIPSQCFSLYIQMRRQGCSPNPHSFTFLFAACTKTSPIQGQMFHVHFIKWGFEFDIYTLTALIDMYAKMGLFPFARKLFDEMEMKDVPTWNSLIAGYAKNGNVEEAFKLFSVMPSRNVISWTAMISGYSQNGKYGDALAVYKEMEKERGVKPNEVTIASVLPACANLGALEVGEKIEAYARVNGYFKNMFVCNAVLEMYTKCGRIDRARQLFHEIGRRRNLCSWNTMIMGLAVHGNGDEALKLFNQMLGEGNAPDDVTFVGAILACTHGGMVAKGWELLNLMEQRFSIAPKLEHYGCMVDLLGRAGKLQEAYDLIQSMPMRPDSVIWGTLLGACSFHGNVELAEKAAEFLSVWEPWNPGNYVVLSNIYARAGRWDGVARLRKLMKSSQITKAAGYSFIEEGGDIHKFIVEDKSHPKSNEIYALLDLVTTKLKLDVSTIDIDLDSIVE
- the LOC132063747 gene encoding calcium-transporting ATPase, endoplasmic reticulum-type encodes the protein MEEKPFPAWSWPVDQCLKEYQVKLEKGLSTYEVEKRRERYGLNELEKEKGKPLWRLVLEQFDDMLVKILLGAAFISFVLAYLHQDETGVSGFEAYVEPLVILLILVLNAIVGVWQESNAEKALEALKEMQGESAKVFRDGYLVPDLPARELVPGDIVELRVGDKVPADMRVATLKSSTLRVEQSSLTGESMPVTKSTDFLAVDDCELQAKENMVFAGTTIVNGSCICIVVNTGMCTEIGNIQKQIHDASLEESDTPLKKKLDEFGNRLTTAIGIVCLVVWAINYKYFLSWEVVDGWPSNVRFSFEKCTYYFKIAVALAVAAIPEGLPAVITTCLALGTKKMAQKNAIVRKLPSVETLGCTTVICSDKTGTLTTNQMSVSEFFTLGGKTTACRSFGVEGTTYDPKDGGIMDWNCYNMDANLLLMAEICAICNDAGVFCDGRLFKATGLPTEAALKVLVEKMGVPDNKARSKIRDAQIVSSYLIDRNTVKLGCCDWWMKRSKRVAALEFDRVRKSMGVIVREPNGSNRLLVKGAVESLLERSTYVQLADGSTVPIDESCRQLLLLRHLEMSSKGLRCLGLAYKDDLGELSGYYAETHPAHKKLLDPSCYSSIESDLVFVGVVGLRDPPREEVHKAVNDCRRAGIKIMVITGDNKSTAEAVCREIQLFSDGENLKGSSFTGKEFMALSSEQQIEILSKDGGKVFSRAEPRHKQDIVRMLKEMGEVVAMTGDGVNDAPALKLADIGIAMGITGTEVAKEASDMVLADDNFSTIVSAVAEGRSIYNNMKAFIRYMISSNIGEVISIFLTAALGIPECLIPVQLLWVNLVTDGPPATALGFNPADVDIMQKPPRKSNDALISSWVFFRYMVIGSYVGIATVGIFIVWYTQASFLGINLVSDGHTLVELSQLRNWGECSAWTNFTVSPFKAGNRLITFSDPCEYFTVGKVKAMTLSLSVLVAIEMFNSLNALSEDNSLIKMPPWRNPWLLVAMSVSFGLHSLILYVPFLADIFGIVPLSLNEWLLVILLSAPVILIDEVLKFVGRRRRQRTKLKAA